The Coregonus clupeaformis isolate EN_2021a chromosome 35, ASM2061545v1, whole genome shotgun sequence genome includes the window TCTATCCTGAGAAGGGTTGCAAAGGTAGGGTATATTACTCGAAACTTTCGAGTactttaccagtaaactaccagaattttggtaactTTCAAGGAATATATGGAATTTTATCAGATGACATCTAGTGgcctttttgggtacttcagacaatcacaggtgtctgtaattatctctggccctctgtgtggacTTATCACAtgtgaaatatatacagtatacagtaccagtcaaaagtttggacacacctactcattcaagggtttgtctttatttttactattttctacattgtagaataatagtgaagatgtcaaaactatgaaataacacatatggaatcatgtagtaaccaaaacattgttaaacaaatcaaaacaaaaGATTCCGGTAAATTTGGTATATTACCGGTGGCTTTTCAACCCTAGTCCTTTGTTCCCAGAGGGAATCCTTTGTTCCCAGAGGGACCTTCACTAACTTTGTTCCGTGTAGATTCAAGAGCTCCATGGGAAAAAAGTAATTCCTGTACTCTGCTGCAGTTCTGTGGAAAAGGTTACCAAGCTACCTGAAAACTCTGTCTTCAGAGAATAGCTTTAAGATGAATAGCTTTAATAGCTTTAAAAAATATCTGTCAGTGTGATTAGGGGTATTCTTTGACGAGACGACTCCTAAACAGGCACCTCTGTGCTGTTGATAAGGTTGATATAGTAGTAAATGATTatactgttgttgtttttaaattgCATTGGGTGTGATGTGTCAATCTTGCCCACCTGCCATCTACCTGCCATCTACCTGCCATCTACCTGCCATCTACCGGCCATCTACCTGGACCACAATAGTCCTCCACAGTGGACgcatcataatacccataaaaacaCGGATATGGTTCCAATGGTTTTTCCGCCATTCATTTTTTACATCGTGAATTCTacaaaaaatgcaaattaattgtgTGTTTGGTGTCGGCTTAccttggcgtgacgttttgatagccATGTAATTCTCTCCCGGACAAGGTGAGTTTTATCAAAATATTCGCCTGAATTTACTCAACAAAATTCACAATGATAattattgataaaagtcaccttgtccaagagagatttgcgcggctatcaaaacgtcacgccagggtaagcctacatgaaacacagaccttatatgaAGCAGTTCTAAAATCCCAgatggaaaaatgaatggtgaaaaaatgatatgactcatactgtggtactcaatGGAAAAAAGCCTTCAGGCTTTATTGTGTTTTTATCTTCGATAATGTTTATGTCTGTAATGTTGTCTGCGGCTGGAGCAGCCTACTACTTCTAATTATTTAATAAATTCTATCaatcaataaaaaaaatgtaGAACAAAAAGTTAAACACATAAGCAATTCATATCACCAGTTCAAGCCAGAGCAATCAACACAATCATCGGTCAGTCAGACCATAAGTCATGTAGTGCAGCCCCGTCCACTCACCTAGCTTGACATCCTGGCTGGCCACTGCCAATACCGGAACCAAAGATATAGCCAGACATAGAATAATCCTGGAGTGCACAGAGGTGGCCATGTCTGCACCTGAGACAGGCACCTTCCGAACACACATACAGGGTAGACaggaggacgagaggagaggaggacgagGGAGCTAGGCTAGCGTTGCAGTACACAGTACCATCCAGTAATATCCAAGTAGCCTTGAGAGGAGAAGACAACTGCCTTTTGagaaatgttctctctctctctctctctctctctctctctctctctctctctctctctctctctctctctctctctctctctctctctctctactctctctctctctctacttctctctctctacttctctctctctttctcacctctctctctctttctctactctctctctccctctctctctctacttctctctctctccctctcgcctctctctcactctctttttttAAGGGTTGTCTAACCTCTAATTTTCTTCCTTTTTGCCTGTGCTCTCAGTCTCAGACATCCAGCATTGGTCAGATTACTTAAAAAATATAATCAGTTACTGATCAACGCTCACCAGCTTCACAAAAAAGGCTCCCCAGTCGTTTCTCTGCATTAACTTGAAATTGTGAAGGCCTTCATAGAAGTTTATTCATGCCATGTTCCCATATGGCCATTTGCACAGTAATATGTATTTTTGTCCTGCTAGTCTTatccctataataataataataatatgccatttagcagacgcttttatccaaagcgacttacagtcgtgcgtgcatacatttttgtgtatgggtggtcccggggatcgaacccactaccttggcgttacaagcgccgtgctctaccagctgagctacagaggaccacctataATAACCTACCTGGGTAATCATTATGAGTGTTAATGGACCCGTGTGAATACAGACATAGTTCGAAtcggatcgaacccactaccttggcgttacaagcgccgtgctctaccagctgagctacagaggaccacctataATAACCTACCTGGGTAATCATTATGAGTGTTAATGGACCCGTGTGAATACAGACATAGTTTACACTGTGGAAACCACACCCATTTCCCACTTTTTTTAAAAAGTATCTTATAAATAAACGACATTACGTTTAATTTCCTAGCCAAACAGCTAAATTACAAGGGATGCAACGCAAGGTCATAACATAACATATCCTGTATGCTCTTTGGGTGGGGAAAGCCTTGGTCTAGAAGTATTAAACTCCCTCTAACATGTAGACTAGTCTATTATTGGTACCAGACACAACCACAAGCACAAGAAAAGTACATTTGAACATAAACACCACAAAGACCACCACTCTTTTTGCTATTTGTCATGATAGTTGACAACACAGGGTCCAGATGTTTCACATGCTACTCAGAAAGGAAAGGGTCACGTTGAGTCAAATCCCAGAGACTGCATGCTGATTGTTGTTTTTGTGGTGAGCTGAATGCTATGGCATACAAAGGTCTGGGTGGGTACAGGTAGAGTACAACACACATTAAAGGACAATTTCACCCAAAAAccatcttttggtatttgtttaattAGACCCAATACATAATACAGAAATAAAgccggtatgatgcattttgcatcatatgatgcaaaacgcagcatcatatgatgcaaaatgtatcataccagctgtatttctgtattatgAAAGttaaatatcttgaaaacttgattgctaaCATGCAAaccattttgggactatatcaacaacaTTTGGGACTATACCAATAGATAgcttttgggtggagttttcctttaaggtgTGTAACCCTGATCCAATTAAAAGTGATCAGATTCCCTAACCAGCTACAATTAAACTATTGATACCTCACTTACACTGATATCTCTTTTCAGAGCGTAGGGCAGCGTTATTGATAGACATCTAGGACCTCAAAGACAGAGTAGCCCAGGAAGTACTGCATAACCCATTGGTGAGCTCACTGGTCACATGACAGGAAGAATGAAGGCAAATACCTGTCCAATCACGTTATGGGACAGCTTGTCCCCATATCCCCTTACATGGTGTCTCCATTATTCATTAGCCCTGAGCCATAAGGTTCACAGCTGAACGACTTTAGCTGTTTGGAAGACATCTGTTCAGAACTACTGTCCACCTGTGCAGAACTTCCCAATGTGAACTCACcaaagagaagaaaagagaagaagAAACGTCTTTAATACTGTAAACTAAAGGATTGACACCTGCCTGGACAGTGAACTCTTACAGCACACCTGTTGCTGCCATGCATGTCCAGCAGTGACTGCTGCACCCGTGTGCTCTTTCTTGGTCACCGGTATGTTCGCTGCGGCGACTAAGAACTTTGTGAAGCAGGTGGGAGACACAGGTCGGCTGATCCCCGTACCGAGCCTGAGTGAGGCTGACCGCTACCAACCCCTCAGCCTGGTCACCAGGAAGAGGAAAAGACACTTCTGGAAGAAAACCAAGTACGCCTCAACCCCCTTCTCCCTGAAAGACATCCTGGTGGGGGAGAAGGAGATCACTGCTGGTACAGTCCACTGAGAGGAGGGATGCATGTTTATCAGCAGCTATTAACGCCCATGTCATGCATTATAGTGCATTATGAATGGCTCATAAGGCATTATAATGggcttataatgcattataactgtctctctctttgaCAAAGTAAAGCATGTGTTTCTGCAGATGTAAAGCTAGTCTCATACAATATCAGATGTCTTTAACAATACATTTTATTCCATTCAAACAGGGGTGTCGTCGTACCAGCTCCTGAACTATGAGGACAAGTCTGACGTGGCCCTGAACGGCAGGTTAGGGAACCACCTGATGAACGACGTGGGGTTCAACATCAGTGGTTCAGACTCTGTGGCCGTCAAAGCCTCCTTTGGGATCGTCACCAAACACGAGGTGGAGGTCCCAACTCTACTCAGGGAACTCAACTCCAGGTGCACTGCAGGTGGTGGAAAATAGCTTAGATTTTAATTAATTGCATTCTGGTTTTGTTTCTGATAAGATATTACCAAGGGTCATATGGTGATGACAAACAActagtacagtggggggaaaaaagtatttagtcagccaccaattgtgcaagttatcccacttaaaaaagatgagagaggcctgtaattttcatcataggtacacgtcaactatgacagacaaaatgagaaaaaaaaatccagaaaatcacattgtaggattttttatgaatttatttgcaaattatggtggaaaataagtatttggtcaataacaaaagtttctcaatactttgttatataccctttgttggcaatgacacaggtcaaacgttttctgtaagtcttcacaaggttttcacacactgttgctggtattttggcccattcctccatgcagatctcctctagagcagtgatgttttggggctgtcgctgggcaacacggactttcaactccctccaaagattttctatggggttgagatctggagactggctaggccactccaggaccttgaaatgcttcttacgaagccactccttcgttgcccgggcggtgtgtttgggatcattgtcatgctgaaagacccagccacgtttcatcttcaatgcccttgctgatggaaggaggttttcactcaaaatctcacgatacatgggcccattcattctttcctttacacggatcagtcgtcctggtcactttgcagaaaaacagccccaaagcatgatgtttccacccccatgcttcacagtaggtatggtgttctttggatgcaactcagcattctttgtcctccaaacacgacgagttgagtttttaccaaaaagttatattttggtttcatctgaccatatgacattctcccaatcctcttctggatcatccaaatgcactctagcaaacttcagacgggcctggacatgtactggcttaagcagggggacacatcttgcactgcaggatttgagtccctggcggcgtagtgtgttactgatggtaggctttgttactttggtcccagctctctgcaggtcattcactaggtccccccgtgtggttctgggatttttgctcaccgttcttgtgatcattttgaccccacggggtgagatcttgcgtggagccccagatcgagggagattatcagtggtcttgtatgtcttccatttcctaataattgctcccacagttgatttcttcaaaccaagctgcttacctattgcagattcagtcttcccagcctggtgcaggtctacaattttgtttctggtgtcctttgacagctctttggtcttggccatagtggagtttggagtgtgactgtttgaggttgtggacaggtgtcttttatactgataacaagttcaaacaggtgccattaatacaggtaacgagtggaggacagaggagcctcttaaagaagaagttacaggtctgtgagagccagaaatcttgcttgtttgtaggtgaccaaatacttattttccaccataatttgcaaataaattcattaaaaatcctacaatgtgattttctggattttttttcctcaatttgtctgtcatagttgacgtgtacctatgatgaaaattacaggcctctctcatctttttaagtgggagaacttgcacaattggtggctgactaaatactttttccccccactgtatgtcaggtTAGTTGACATATAACTACAATGATTAAATGTCACTATTTTAACATATCGAGAGCTTGGTTTTTGTCAACATGTAGTTATTGACCTAGCCTTGTTTTGTTCAATGTGCTCTACCTATACAGTAGTCTAAAGACCTACATTCAtgttaagttcaaaagaatacaatataaaaactgctgacaccattcaaaccaatgagggttcggaactttaaagccaattatctcagaatcctctttttgcagatagaaccttacagTCCCAAGCTCTCGATATTCTAACGAGACCATGTTGgttgtacatactgtacattacacATGGACAGTAAAAGTGAGAAGTCTTTCAGACACAGGTTTGTGTACTGCTTTCTTTCCACTGTAGGAAAGTGGATCTGGATCACTGTTTGATTCGTCAGTCCAAAGAAAGTGGGCGGAGCGTTCTCTGCGTTGTCATGGAGAGCATCCGCACGACGCGTCAGTGTTCTCTCACTGTCCACGCAGGCATGAGACGGACGACTATGAGGGtaaacacacacctacacacacacagtacacacacctacacaccacacacacacactgtaccgtACACACAGAAACACTGACATCTGACACTTGTGTATTAGCAGGTAATGGTTGAATGGATGAATGCCCTGTCTCACCTATCTGACTGGTGTTCTACAGTTTCAGATTGATGATGGTCGAAACCCCAAAGGTCGAGACAAGGCCATAGTGATCCCAGCTCACACCACCATCGCATTTAGCATCTTTGAACTGTTTGTTCGATTGGATGGACGACTTGGTGAgacatctaccacacacacacagacacaattaGACTTGACCAccattttgctctctctctctctctctctctctctctctctctctctctctctctctctctctctctctctctctctctctctctctctctctgtctctgtctctctctctctctctctctctctctctctctctctctctcgctctgtctctctctgtctctctctgtctctctctgtctctctctctcactctctctctctctctctctttctctctcccacacacacacacactaacatagtTCCCCTTCTCCTGATCAGACATCTGTGTAAGCCCTGAGTCGTCGGGCGGATTTgagaaggagctgatcagagagCAGCTGGGTGGTTTCATTGGTCGATTCTCTATGGGACGGCTACGCAGGTTCCTGTCTGGGATTGTGTATGGAAACCCCTTCAGAGCAGGTGGGAACCTCCTTTAATatcttaaccttttactgcagtgggctaagtcagggtcacagagtgtttcttggtagtcttaaacaaatctactttgaaacaaaagtatacacctcacacacatggttatgggcttaaaaaaagaagacacctgtaccatgtcagatatagagttgaaatgtatcccaatattacactttatattcatcatagaagactgaaatataacaaaactgtttgatatatacgaaacaccggattttctgtgtaaaaaaaaagaaatgtttattcattatgaaattatgaaaaatatgaataacataggtgatttgactgcaggaaagggcttcACCACCCTCCTGATCTAATCATAGAGAAAATCAAAAAGACTAGAACAATCAGATCTAATCTTACCAGTATAATGCTGTTTAAACAAGGTACAGGTCCAAAAGTGATCTAATCTTACCAGTATAATGCTGTTTACAGAAGGTACAGGTCCAAAAGTGATCTAATCTTACCAGTATAATGCTGTTTAAACAAGGTACAGGTCCAAAAGTGATCTAATCTTACCAGTATAATGCTGTTTAAACAAGGTACAGGTCCCAGCGTGTTCTAATCTTACCAGTATAATGCTGTTTAAACAAGGTACAGGTCCCAGCGTGTTTTAATCTTACCAGTATAATGCTGTTTAAACAAGGTACAGGTCCCAGCGTGTTCTAATCTTACCAGTTTAATGCTGTTTAAACAAGGTACAGGTTCCAAAGTGCTTATCAACAAATGGCCCAGGTGGGTCTAACCCTTATCCTGGAGAACAATTATTAGCTGAATATTGTTGAGAACAATATACACATAGGGATACACATATAAATacaaaccagtggaggctggtgggcggagctataggaggatggggtcattgtaatggctggaatggaattaattgAACGGAGTCACACGTGATTTCTATATTTTTATGTGTTTGATACGTTCCAtttattacattacagccattacaatgagaccgtcctcctatagctcctcccaccagcctccactgataaaaAATGCTAATAAAAGCACAGGGTGATGTAAAGCTAATGAGTGAAAGCAAAATAATCCCTGCACATTTTCAGATGTTCCTGTGACACTCTTATCCTCATCCTTCCTTTCCCCTACTCAAGACGACAGGACGTTTGAGGAGCTCACCCACACCCACTCAGACACCTACATGGACGACGTAGTGACAGACTACTACGAAAAGGCAGCCAGCATGACGGACGTCTCCACCACCTACCTGAGAGGGGACTCCCACTCCCGCGTCAACCTCCTCAACCACAACATCCCCAAGGGCCCCTGTGCCCTGTGTGGCCGGGGCCAGACGCCGAGGGAGACGGTCTACGGCTGTCTGGAGTGCTCCTCCGGCGGGCACAAGTACGTCAGGCTACACGTGGT containing:
- the LOC121536119 gene encoding pejvakin; translation: MFAAATKNFVKQVGDTGRLIPVPSLSEADRYQPLSLVTRKRKRHFWKKTKYASTPFSLKDILVGEKEITAGVSSYQLLNYEDKSDVALNGRLGNHLMNDVGFNISGSDSVAVKASFGIVTKHEVEVPTLLRELNSRKVDLDHCLIRQSKESGRSVLCVVMESIRTTRQCSLTVHAGMRRTTMRFQIDDGRNPKGRDKAIVIPAHTTIAFSIFELFVRLDGRLDDRTFEELTHTHSDTYMDDVVTDYYEKAASMTDVSTTYLRGDSHSRVNLLNHNIPKGPCALCGRGQTPRETVYGCLECSSGGHKYVRLHVVPCFDLWHKTLR